In the Syngnathus scovelli strain Florida chromosome 16, RoL_Ssco_1.2, whole genome shotgun sequence genome, one interval contains:
- the slc17a7a gene encoding solute carrier family 17 member 7a isoform X1, protein MEVRPDRFKAVAAKTLGRINRLIDKQQPNGETIELSAEGRPELVQEKELPVVDCTCFGLPRRYIIAILSGLGFCISFGIRCNLGVAIVSMVNDHTVYKGNKEVLVAAQFTWDPETVGMIHGSFFWGYIVTQIPGGFICQKFAANRVFGFAIVATSTLNMLIPSAARCHYSCVILVRICQGLVEGVSYPACHGIWAKWAPPLERSRLATTAFCGSYAGAVVAMPLAGILVQYTGWPSVFYVYGSFGIFWYLFWVLVSYESPAAHPTITPEERKYIEDAIGESASFLNPLHKFKTPWRHFFTSMPVYAIIVANFCRSWTFYLLLISQPAYFEEVFGFEISKVGMVSALPHLVMTIIVPVGGQLADYLRTHNLMTTTNVRKLMNCGGFGMEATLLLVVGYSHTKGIAISFLVLAVGFSGFAISGFNVNHLDIAPRYASILMGISNGVGTLSGMVCPLIVGAMTKHKTREEWQYVFLIASLVHYGGVVFYGLFASGEKQPWADIEDTSQEKCGIIDEDELANETEELYRTGGGQYGAMSQQQVVGSNGGGGAGGGGAGWVSDWDKSEEYVQPPGRNSYKCSGVEEPKVT, encoded by the exons ATGGAGGTCCGACCTGACAGGTTCAAAGCGGTCGCGGCCAAAACTCTGGGCAGAATTAACAG GTTGATTGACAAGCAGCAGCCCAATGGAGAAACCATTGAGCTGTCCGCCGAGGGCCGTCCCGAGCTGGTGCAGGAGAAGGAGCTGCCGGTGGTGGACTGTACCTGCTTCGGCTTACCCAGACGCTACATCATCGCCATCCTGTCCGGCCTGGGCTTCTGCATCTCCTTCGGCATCCGCTGCAATCTGGGCGTGGCCATTGTGAGCATGGTCAACGACCACACCGTCTACAAAGGCAACAAGGAAGTGCTTGTG GCTGCGCAGTTCACTTGGGATCCAGAGACGGTGGGCATGATCCACGGCTCCTTCTTCTGGGGCTACATCGTCACGCAGATCCCCGGAGGTTTTATATGTCAGAAATTTGCAGCCAACAG AGTGTTCGGCTTTGCCATCGTGGCCACGTCCACCCTCAACATGCTGATCCCATCTGCCGCTCGCTGCCATTACAGCTGCGTCATACTGGTCAGAATATGTCAAGGCCTTGTTGAG GGTGTGTCGTACCCGGCTTGCCACGGCATTTGGGCAAAGTGGGCTCCTCCGCTGGAGAGGAGTCGATTAGCCACCACGGCCTTTTGCG GATCGTACGCCGGGGCTGTTGTGGCCATGCCTTTAGCTGGGATACTGGTGCAATACACTGGGTGGCCTTCTGTATTCTACGTCTATG GCAGCTTTGGAATATTCTGGTACTTGTTCTGGGTCCTGGTGTCCTACGAGAGTCCAGCTGCCCATCCCACCATCACTCCAGAGGAGAGGAAGTACATTGAAGATGCCATTGGAGAGTCGGCGTCCTTTCTCAACCCGCTTCAC AAATTCAAGACACCCTGGAGACATTTCTTCACCTCCATGCCCGTCTACGCCATCATTGTGGCCAACTTCTGCAGGAGCTGGACCTTCTACCTGCTGCTCATTAGCCAGCCGGCCTACTTCGAAGAAGTCTTTGGCTTTGAGATCAGCAAG GTGGGCATGGTGTCCGCTTTGCCCCATCTAGTGATGACCATCATCGTTCCAGTGGGAGGCCAGCTGGCGGACTACCTTCGAACCCATAACCTGATGACCACCACCAACGTTAGGAAACTCATGAACTGTGGAG GTTTTGGTATGGAGGCCACCCTCCTACTAGTGGTGGGATATTCTCACACAAAAGGCATCGCCATCTCCTTCCTGGTGCTTGCCGTTGGCTTTAGCGGCTTTGCTATCTCAg GTTTTAATGTCAATCACTTGGACATTGCACCTCGATACGCCAGCATATTGATGGGCATTTCAAACGGGGTGGGAACATTGTCTGGAATGGTGTGTCCTCTTATTGTGGGAGCCATGACTaaacataag aCACGCGAGGAGTGGCAATACGTCTTCCTTATAGCATCGCTGGTTCACTATGGAGGAGTTGTTTTCTACG GACTCTTTGCATCTGGAGAAAAGCAACCCTGGGCCGACATCGAAGACACCAGCCAGGAGAAGTGCGGCATCATCGACGAAGACGAGCTGGCCAACGAGACGGAGGAGCTCTACCGCACCGGCGGCGGCCAATACGGGGCCATGAGCCAACAACAGGTGGTCGGTTCAAACGGAGGAGGCGGGGCCGGAGGAGGCGGGGCCGGATGGGTGTCGGACTGGGATAAATCTGAAGAGTACGTGCAGCCGCCTGGACGCAACTCGTACAAGTGCAGCGGAGTCGAGGAACCGAAGGTGACGTAG
- the slc17a7a gene encoding solute carrier family 17 member 7a isoform X2 codes for MVNDHTVYKGNKEVLVAAQFTWDPETVGMIHGSFFWGYIVTQIPGGFICQKFAANRVFGFAIVATSTLNMLIPSAARCHYSCVILVRICQGLVEGVSYPACHGIWAKWAPPLERSRLATTAFCGSYAGAVVAMPLAGILVQYTGWPSVFYVYGSFGIFWYLFWVLVSYESPAAHPTITPEERKYIEDAIGESASFLNPLHKFKTPWRHFFTSMPVYAIIVANFCRSWTFYLLLISQPAYFEEVFGFEISKVGMVSALPHLVMTIIVPVGGQLADYLRTHNLMTTTNVRKLMNCGGFGMEATLLLVVGYSHTKGIAISFLVLAVGFSGFAISGFNVNHLDIAPRYASILMGISNGVGTLSGMVCPLIVGAMTKHKTREEWQYVFLIASLVHYGGVVFYGLFASGEKQPWADIEDTSQEKCGIIDEDELANETEELYRTGGGQYGAMSQQQVVGSNGGGGAGGGGAGWVSDWDKSEEYVQPPGRNSYKCSGVEEPKVT; via the exons ATGGTCAACGACCACACCGTCTACAAAGGCAACAAGGAAGTGCTTGTG GCTGCGCAGTTCACTTGGGATCCAGAGACGGTGGGCATGATCCACGGCTCCTTCTTCTGGGGCTACATCGTCACGCAGATCCCCGGAGGTTTTATATGTCAGAAATTTGCAGCCAACAG AGTGTTCGGCTTTGCCATCGTGGCCACGTCCACCCTCAACATGCTGATCCCATCTGCCGCTCGCTGCCATTACAGCTGCGTCATACTGGTCAGAATATGTCAAGGCCTTGTTGAG GGTGTGTCGTACCCGGCTTGCCACGGCATTTGGGCAAAGTGGGCTCCTCCGCTGGAGAGGAGTCGATTAGCCACCACGGCCTTTTGCG GATCGTACGCCGGGGCTGTTGTGGCCATGCCTTTAGCTGGGATACTGGTGCAATACACTGGGTGGCCTTCTGTATTCTACGTCTATG GCAGCTTTGGAATATTCTGGTACTTGTTCTGGGTCCTGGTGTCCTACGAGAGTCCAGCTGCCCATCCCACCATCACTCCAGAGGAGAGGAAGTACATTGAAGATGCCATTGGAGAGTCGGCGTCCTTTCTCAACCCGCTTCAC AAATTCAAGACACCCTGGAGACATTTCTTCACCTCCATGCCCGTCTACGCCATCATTGTGGCCAACTTCTGCAGGAGCTGGACCTTCTACCTGCTGCTCATTAGCCAGCCGGCCTACTTCGAAGAAGTCTTTGGCTTTGAGATCAGCAAG GTGGGCATGGTGTCCGCTTTGCCCCATCTAGTGATGACCATCATCGTTCCAGTGGGAGGCCAGCTGGCGGACTACCTTCGAACCCATAACCTGATGACCACCACCAACGTTAGGAAACTCATGAACTGTGGAG GTTTTGGTATGGAGGCCACCCTCCTACTAGTGGTGGGATATTCTCACACAAAAGGCATCGCCATCTCCTTCCTGGTGCTTGCCGTTGGCTTTAGCGGCTTTGCTATCTCAg GTTTTAATGTCAATCACTTGGACATTGCACCTCGATACGCCAGCATATTGATGGGCATTTCAAACGGGGTGGGAACATTGTCTGGAATGGTGTGTCCTCTTATTGTGGGAGCCATGACTaaacataag aCACGCGAGGAGTGGCAATACGTCTTCCTTATAGCATCGCTGGTTCACTATGGAGGAGTTGTTTTCTACG GACTCTTTGCATCTGGAGAAAAGCAACCCTGGGCCGACATCGAAGACACCAGCCAGGAGAAGTGCGGCATCATCGACGAAGACGAGCTGGCCAACGAGACGGAGGAGCTCTACCGCACCGGCGGCGGCCAATACGGGGCCATGAGCCAACAACAGGTGGTCGGTTCAAACGGAGGAGGCGGGGCCGGAGGAGGCGGGGCCGGATGGGTGTCGGACTGGGATAAATCTGAAGAGTACGTGCAGCCGCCTGGACGCAACTCGTACAAGTGCAGCGGAGTCGAGGAACCGAAGGTGACGTAG
- the LOC125983154 gene encoding chromobox protein homolog 8 encodes MELSSIGDQVFAVESITKKRVRKGNVEYLLKWQGWPPKYSTWEPEDNILDPRLVLAYEENQQKLRALAYRKKGLRPRSLVLRNIFAMDLRSAHKAPDKPRLRLSLTRAMSTDVDHVERGSVHCRSVRRRRSKQLASKRSRSNIAVGGKKGQDWEDTSEEDKQESESNTEERRADSLYGHSECSSPPHILERQDLELDVEENVTKMWLEPRDGSAETVVCDQSKDSAAALQDGGEDAVTDDNRSDGDTGEEEVLLGPESPDMHLRKNPSPEGAGADAACHNQNVTTATAVQSKHPGKVIMTEVTINSLTVTFKEATVAEGFFKDW; translated from the exons ATGGAGCTGTCATCCATTGGAGACCAAGTGTTCGCAGTGGAGTCCATCACAAAGAAGAGAGTGCGAAAG GGTAATGTGGAGTACCTGCTTAAGTGGCAAGGATGGCCTCCAAA GTACAGCACTTGGGAGCCGGAGGACAACATTTTGGACCCTCGTCTGGTCCTGGCCTATGAGGAGAA TCAGCAGAAGCTAAGAGCTCTGGCCTATCGCAAGAAAGGGCTCAGACCCAGAAGCCTCGTCCTGCGG AACATCTTTGCTATGGACCTCCGGAGCGCCCACAAGGCCCCCGACAAGCCCCGGCTCCGCCTCTCGCTCACCCGCGCCATGAGCACTGATGTGGACCATGTCGAGCGTGGATCCGTGCACTGTCGCtcggtgaggaggaggaggagcaagcAGCTGGCGTCCAAGAGGAGCCGCTCCAACATAGCCGTCGGGGGCAAGAAAGGCCAGGACTGGGAAGACACCAGCGAAGAAGACAAGCAAGAGTCCGAAAGCAACACAGAGGAGAGACGGGCAGACAGCTTATATG GTCATTCCGAATGCAGCTCGCCTCCCCACATACTGGAGCGGCAAGATCTAGAGTTGGACGTGGAGGAGAACGTCACCAAAATGTGGTTGGAGCCGCGAGACGGGAGTGCGGAAACGGTCGTGTGTGACCAATCAAAGGACAGCGCCGCGGCGCTCCAAGACGGAGGAGAGGATGCGGTTACCGATGACAACAGGTCAGACGGCGACACGGGAGAGGAGGAGGTGCTGTTGGGGCCAGAGAGTCCCGACATGCACCTGAGAAAAAACCCGAGTCCGGAGGGAGCGGGCGCAGATGCGGCTTGCCACAATCAGAACGTTACCACGGCGACGGCCGTTCAATCAAAGCATCCTGGGAAGGTGATCATGACCGAGGTGACCATCAATTCTCTGACAGTGACTTTTAAAGAGGCGACGGTGGCGGAGGGCTTCTTTAAGGACTGGTAG
- the zgc:55558 gene encoding GTPase KRas, with protein sequence MTEYKLVVVGAGGVGKSALTIQLIQNHFVDEYDPTIEDSYRKQVVIDGETCLLDILDTAGQEEYSAMRDQYMRTGEGFLCVYAINNIKSFEDVHLYREQINRVKDSDSVPMVLVGNKSDLSSRSVETRQAQELARSYGVPFVETSAKTRQGVEEAFYSLVREIRRYKETNRSNKKSKKNTQRRCMIL encoded by the exons ATGACCGAGTACAAGCTTGTGGTGGTTGGTGCAGGAGGCGTGGGGAAGAGCGCTCTTACcatccagctcatccagaaTCACTTTGTGGATGAATACGATCCAACCATCGAG GACTCGTACAGGAAGCAGGTGGTGATCGATGGAGAGACGTGTCTGTTGGACATCCTGGACACTGCGGGCCAGGAGGAGTACAGCGCCATGAGGGACCAATACATGAGGACGGGCGAAGGTTTCCTCTGCGTCTACGCCATCAACAACATCAAGTCATTTGAGGACGTTCACCTATACAG AGAGCAGATCAACAGAGTGAAGGACAGCGACAGCGTTCCCATGGTGCTGGTGGGCAACAAAAGTGACTTGAGCTCACGCTCTGTGGAAACGCGGCAAGCGCAGGAACTGGCCCGAAGCTACGGCGTGCCCTTTGTCGAGACCTCGGCCAAAACCAGACAG GGAGTGGAGGAAGCATTCTATTCACTAGTAAGAGAGATCAGAAGATACAAGGAGACCAACCGCAGCAACAAGAAGAGCAAGAAGAACACTCAGAGGCGTTGCATGATATTATAG